The Onychomys torridus chromosome 4, mOncTor1.1, whole genome shotgun sequence DNA window GGGCAAGGAAAGACCTAGTCACCGTCAAAGGAAGACCTAAATTCTGCCCCATCTCTCTGGAGGAGGCTGGTGATTCTGGCTGCCGCCATTACCCATGACTGACATGGCAGAGCTGGCAGTTGCCCTCAGGACAGGTGGCCCAAGATAGCCCTACTGATTGATGCTTGTGTTGTTCTGCAGAAGTGAAAGTCCTGGATCTGGATGGTTCCAACAAGCTCACCATCCTTCGAGGCTGCCCTGGCGGGCCTGGAGCCCTGGGGCCCAAGGGAGAAGCAGGGGCCAAAGGAGACAGAGGTGTGTCCTGGGGAAGGGGGGGCACATGGAAGGCATAGCAATGGGGCAGGGGCCCTGAGTCTGGTCTTCTGGACTTGGGTGACCACCTCAGGCCCTCTCTGATTCTAGGTCTTGCACTGGATACCTTGGCACAATGGCCAGTGACAGAAACCGGGTCCAGTCAATCTGAAAAGATCCAGGAGGGCTTCTTTGGACCATTTTAGGTGCTCCAGGCATGCTTTGAGGCCCTGCCTCTTGGTCCCCTACAGATGTCTGCTCCCTTTGGTCACTAGGAGACATCTAGGCACTTGATACTTCCACATCCTCACCTGAAAGCTGGGCTGTCACTTTCTTCTTCACCCCGCCTCTGGTGATCGAGCAAAGGCTCAAAGGGACCAGTTCCTCCCTGAGTTCGCCCTCCTGAGAGAGTGGGGCAGCTTCCATCTGGGATCTGCTTCAGAGTATGGCCCCTAGAGCCCCAAACCTTAGCACTTGTGGGGACCTCAAGCATACTTGTTCTCCCCAAATGGGAGACAGTGGTGGTGCCTATGTTTCCTGAGTCGGACTTTGATGCACTGAGGTTCGGCAGCAGAGCTGCCTAGGGGAGCCCCATGTCTGAAGGTACCCCAGGCAGAGCCTGGTGATGATTTGATGGGGACAGGACAAACCTGGAAACCTCTATGATACCCCTAGAAGATGCCAGGCTTAAAGCTAATGTGAGTAGCCCCAAGTCAAGCCCCACTTGCCTGCTCCCTTTTGTGGTATTAGGGGAGGAGATTTCTGTCCCCAGAGCCTTGCTGAGggactttggggaagaggttatccCATGGCCAGGATGGGACAGCCAGCAATGAGGGAAGGGTGTTGATCTCTTGCTTTGGACTCTACTTCTGTATAACTAAGTTGCTACTTCTGTGCATTGCTGAATTGACCCAAAGTGGGAACTAGTGTGCCTGGGTGCTCTGCCGGGTCAGTGTCCCTGCAGTGATGTTGCTTGTGGGGGACCTGACACCACTTTGCCCTGGGTgctcttgaggagagagagataagaaaatattaggtagaaagagagagaccttgaagataagaagaaagacagaaacacaggatagcttccgGAGGACATGGGTCAATATCCaacggcccagaactttatttaaaaggactttttataacaaggcgaaagacctccctcttgctagatacaaccaagtgtagacccttccaaacacctggtaaccacacccatgctcaaatcatccccttatgcaggcCTGCTGAGTAatgcaagctcagattctctggtCCTGAGCAATTTGGGCCTCTATAGCTGCTTCTCCTGACCCTCATCTGTAGAGTATGAACAAGTTTATTCCATTCTTGAGCACACCTGACAACAGAAGCCTGGAGTCCTCAAGCTGCTGCAGACACCAGCAATGCTGTGCTGGGGGCCAGTGTTTCTCCCAAGACCAGGATCTGCCGGGAGGACCTTGTGGCTGCCTCATAGCTTCTGTTGAGCCAGGAAACATCTTAATAGGGTTTCTGCTGCTATAATataacatcatgaccaaaagcaacttgggaaggaaaggttttatttcatcttacagcttgtagtcatccagggaagtcagagcaggaagttAAGGCGGGAATCCCGAGGCAGCAGGTGGTGCAGAGGCTGTGAAGAAaagatgcttactggcttgttcctcaaaGCTTTCTCAGCCTGTCATTTTGgcccccaggaccaccagcctaggggtggcaGCACCTACAGTGACCTGGGCAcaccacatcaatcactaagaaaatgtctccacaggcttgcctgcaggccaatctggtagggccattttctcagttagtgttctgtctttccaaatgactctagcctgtgacAAACTGACAAAAACTAGACAGCACAGGGTCTGAGGGCATGACATAGCcatgtccccctcccccatctccccctGTGAGGTTGCTGTGGCCCAGGCCTGGTTCACTCAGGTTGGACAAGGGTCAAATGAGAGCTTACTGAGAGCCTGCCGGAGGCCCCAGTGCCCAGCCACAGGTTAGGCTATGCCACCCTCTGCACCCTCCCCAGCCGTGGGTTAGGCTATGCCACCCTCTGCACCCTCCCCAGATGTGGGTTAGGGCATACCACCCTCTGCACCCTCCCCAGCTGTGGGTTACGGCATACCACCCTCTGCACCCTCCCCAGCCATGGGTTAGGCTATACCCCACCCTCTGCACCCTCCACAGTAAGCCTGGCTGTAGTTCCAAAGGTCACTAAGGCCAGCGTGACAGCGAAGACTGTCCACGGGTATGATGTGGATGCTTTGCTCAGAAAGTATATTTGAATTTGCAGGAGAGAATGGCCTCCCTGGACACCCTGGGAAGGCAGGACCGACTGGACCCAAAGGTAACAGCCTGACAGACAGCGAGGGTGCTAAACAGGCACCTTGATCTGTCCATGAagacatgggggctggagaaagagatggggaaggactctGCCCTACCCCAAGCCTCAGTGTCTCTTCCTGCCAGCATCAGGGTTTGCCTGCCCCCACTCCTGCAGGCTTCCAGCTTTCCAGCTGACCTTAAGCAGTGCCTGCCTTGGGTGACTAGCCCCATTTGGTGGGTCTCCTGATTGATCAGATGCTCTGGACACCAGCATTAtgttctctgcttccccaggagACCGAGGAGAGAAGGGAGTGCAAGGAGAGAAGGGAGTACGTGGAGAGAAGGGTGAGTCCATGTGTTGTGTCTTAGGGTGTCCACAGCTCTGTGTAGAGAGGTCTGCCATGCCCAGTCATACCTCAGTCTGAGGTCCTATTGTCTGGGCAGGGGGTAGAGTAGGTGGCAGGGATCAGGATGTTCAAACCCTGAGGACTCATATTGTAGCACCTGCCTGTGGTCTAGCTGGGTGATTAGCAAAACTgatttaaattcttttctaattgatgcttatttgtttatttatttatttatttatttatttatttatttatttatttatgaagttCTAAGAGGCAAccttatgttttctttataattgaGGGGGACCTATCTGCGTTCTGAATGCCACGGACAGCCCTCCATCACAAGGCCTCCTGGATAGACACTCTTGTAGAGCTTAGTCTCAGCATTCTGGGAGTAAGGAGGGAGCTATCCACTCACTGGTACACAAGGCCTGAACAAGGGTGCCATCAGGCACAGCACTTaccacagctacagagaaaaagCCAGGCAGCTGGACCATATACCCCAAGAGTAGGGCCCAGGCAAGTCCTGGAATACCCAGCTTATATATTTGTGGGGCTGTAGGGGTCAATGGGGATGAAGCTGATGACCACACACTTAAGACCAGGTCTCTTCTCTCCCCACACAGGAGACACCGGGCCATCTCAGTCGTGTGCTACAGGTGACCACATCACCAACCCTGTCCCCATGCAGATattctctgtccctgcctccctttctGGGCCCCCGCTGCATGACTTTGAGCTTGTTGCCTACTTTCTTTGAGCATACCTGAGTTCCAGTCCAACCTTCATTCCCTGCTTCCATCCACAGGACCTCGGGCCTGCAAGGAATTGCTCACCCGGGGCCACTTTCTTACTGGCTGGTATACCATCTACCTGCCAGATTGCAGGCCCCTGACTGTGCTGTGTGACATGGACACCGATGGCGGGGGCTGGACCGTGAGTACTGGGTTAGCCCTCAGGCACAGAACTGTCAGGACCCAAGTTccatggccaacagaaaatgagatATGTggattctctgtctctttgtacCTCAGAGGAAGCTCTTCCTTCTCTGAAGATAGAGATCCAGCAGTGCTGGCAGGCGACCTGTGTGGGAAAGCCTATGTTGAAGGGGAGGACCAGATGAAGCCAGCACACTCCAGTTCCTGCTGTGTGGCTTGGAACATGTGGCCTACTCTCTTAGCTGACATTTATTTCATTGCATGGGGTCCGCAATAGCATGCTTATGGCACTAGGTTCCCAGTATTCTGGGGATCCTGGGTTCCTGTTCTGCTTTGAGGCTTGGTCCTGTGTGCTATAGGAAGTTTGCCTGCCTTCTTGACTTCTGTGTACACCTCCCTGTCCCAGGTCTTCCAGAGGAGGCTCGATGGCTCTGTGGACTTCTTTCGGGACTGGGCCTCGTACAAGCGTGGCTTTGGCAGTCAGCTGGGGGAGTTCTGGCTGGGAAATGACAACATCCACGCCCTAACCACCCAGGGTAGGCAGTGCCAACTTGATGGGGTAACCTTGGGACTCTGAGTCCTGGACCATGGGGCAGAAAGAGTCCCAGGGTGTTAGATCACACAGCAATGGCACCCCAGGGCATGGGATCCCTGATGTGACCTTCTAGAAGGTGAGGATCAGGGGACAAGGGCTCGCTCTGTT harbors:
- the LOC118581162 gene encoding ficolin-2 isoform X2, translated to MALGPAALFTLTLLIKGLITHADDSCPEVKVLDLDGSNKLTILRGCPGGPGALGPKGEAGAKGDRGENGLPGHPGKAGPTGPKGNMQGEKGVRGEKGDTGPSQSCATGPRACKELLTRGHFLTGWYTIYLPDCRPLTVLCDMDTDGGGWTVFQRRLDGSVDFFRDWASYKRGFGSQLGEFWLGNDNIHALTTQGTSELRVDLADFEGKRDFAKYSSFKIEGEAEKYKLILGNFVGGGAGDSLTSHNNQFFTTKDQDNDQSSSNCALSYHGAWWYSGCHHSNLNGLYLRGPHMSYANGVNWKSWGGYNYSYKVSEMKVRLT
- the LOC118581162 gene encoding ficolin-2 isoform X1 → MALGPAALFTLTLLIKGLITHADDSCPEVKVLDLDGSNKLTILRGCPGGPGALGPKGEAGAKGDRGENGLPGHPGKAGPTGPKGDRGEKGVQGEKGVRGEKGDTGPSQSCATGPRACKELLTRGHFLTGWYTIYLPDCRPLTVLCDMDTDGGGWTVFQRRLDGSVDFFRDWASYKRGFGSQLGEFWLGNDNIHALTTQGTSELRVDLADFEGKRDFAKYSSFKIEGEAEKYKLILGNFVGGGAGDSLTSHNNQFFTTKDQDNDQSSSNCALSYHGAWWYSGCHHSNLNGLYLRGPHMSYANGVNWKSWGGYNYSYKVSEMKVRLT